The Amblyomma americanum isolate KBUSLIRL-KWMA chromosome 6, ASM5285725v1, whole genome shotgun sequence genome has a window encoding:
- the LOC144094111 gene encoding protein Spindly-A-like isoform X2, with protein MDEDLHLKVLKLEKDLEQAIKIGNDFLVNNAQLEAELDDTHKRYVVRVEALQQELHSTRMKLECATETAKGLSAELDHAKDQIAKTRKECSLHQAAVKRLEATLAENEGELSHEACLAEKTKLQNQVRRLEEQLYESHQANERLRAHEASLGTSTLGESPHSSQGMREQELHLLVEELQAERADVKRERDSLFVRLDTAEDRLRATLDDLSAQKTLTQNQEDECMQLRAQLESLQMDQLDPKRRGNSLFSEVEDRRLKQEQELLSLRTRYRALEEQKQFLQEQLRQSRNQTAMILAMGSGSKADARQLRLLQESMASATAEIQRLAGALVRQSSELQTLPDDAAADGNPLAGLLKMERRRVQALEEERAVMLKSIAERQLREDRLLRETHAATRKAEAIEAQLLKAAIRKSSEEQASSTDVQGKREVHEHLGIVEKKPPVLREVTPVQANVQAATVNTTDSASSAGSLPEDSAQNMGTKESKTVRTKVTFEEDNARENAELTSDAAGSTKRGPKLRGTLLKPKGGCRDQLVKI; from the exons ATGGACGAGGACTTGCACCTTAAAGTCTTGAAACTGGAGAAAGACTTGGAGCAGGCTATCAAAATAG GCAATGACTTCCTAGTCAACAACGCGCAGCTGGAAGCAGAGCTAGACGACACGCATAAACGATATGTCGTCAGGGTTGAG GCTCTTCAGCAGGAGCTGCACAGCACGCGGATGAAGTTAGAATGCGCCACAGAGACGGCGAAAGGACTCTCTGCCGAGCTGGACCATGCCAAGGATCAGATTGCGAAAACAAGGAAGGAATGTTCTCTGCATCAAGCTGCCGTGAAAAGGCTTGAAGCTACTCTTGCTGAG AACGAAGGTGAACTGTCGCACGAGGCTTGCTTGGCAGAGAAGACCAAGCTCCAGAACCAAGTGCGCCGCCTTGAAGAGCAACTTTATGAGAGCCACCAAGCAAATGAGCGTCTGCGAGCTCACGAGGCCAGCTTGGGCACGAGCACGCTTGGTGAGAGCCCACACTCCTCTCAAGGCATGCGGGAGCAAGAACTGCACCTTCTTGTTGAAGAGCTGCAAGCTGAAAGAGCCGACGTGAAG aggGAAAGGGACAGTCTTTTCGTTCGCCTGGATACTGCGGAAGACAGGTTGAGAGCCACCTTGGACGACCTGTCTGCGCAGAAGACCCTGACACAGAATCAAGAAGATGAGTGCATGCAACTTCGTGCTCAGTTGGAGAGCCTGCAGATGGATCAG CTGGACCCCAAGCGGCGAGGGAACTCGCTCTTCTCCGAGGTGGAGGACCGGCGCCTCAAGCAGGAGCAGGAGCTGCTCTCCCTGCGTACGCGCTACCGTGCTCTGGAGGAGCAGAAGCAGTTTCTGCAGGAGCAACTGCGCCAAAGCCGCAACCAGACGGCCATGATTCTGGCCATGGGCTCGGGCAGCAAGGCGGATGCTCGCCAGTTGCGACTACTGCAG GAGTCTATGGCTTCTGCTACTGCAGAGATTCAGCGCCTCGCTGGTGCCCTGGTGCGACAGAGTAGTGAGCTGCAAACCTTGCCGGATGATGCGGCTGCTGATGGAAACCCCCTGGCCGGACTTCTCAAGATGGAGCGGCGTCGGGTGCAGGCTCTAGAGGAAGAACGAGCGGTGATGCTGAAGTCCATTGCTGAACGCCAGCTCCGCGAAGACCGCCTCCTCAGGGAGACTCATGCAGCCACTCGGAAGGCCGAAGCTATCGAAGCTCAACTTTTGAAAGCTGCGATTCGCAAGAGTTCAGAAGAGCAGGCTTCGTCCACTG ATGTGCAAGGAAAGAGGGAAGTCCATGAACACCTGGGTATTGTTGAAAAGAAGCCACCAGTGTTGCGGGAAGTCACACCCGTGCAAGCAAATGTGCAGGCTGCTACTGTTAACACGACTGACAGCGCTTCCAGTGCTGGCAGCCTTCCTGAGGACTCTGCTCAAAATATGGGCACTAAAGAAAGCAAAACTGTCAGAACTAAGGTCACATTTGAAGAGGACAACGCCAGAGAAAATGCTGAACTCACCTCTGATGCAGCGGGCAGTACCAAGAGAGGCCCCAAGCTTCGTGGCACACTCCTCAAGCCCAAG GGTGGATGTCGGGATCAACTGGTGAAAATCTAA
- the LOC144094111 gene encoding protein Spindly-A-like isoform X1: MDEDLHLKVLKLEKDLEQAIKIGNDFLVNNAQLEAELDDTHKRYVVRVEALQQELHSTRMKLECATETAKGLSAELDHAKDQIAKTRKECSLHQAAVKRLEATLAENEGELSHEACLAEKTKLQNQVRRLEEQLYESHQANERLRAHEASLGTSTLGESPHSSQGMREQELHLLVEELQAERADVKRERDSLFVRLDTAEDRLRATLDDLSAQKTLTQNQEDECMQLRAQLESLQMDQLDPKRRGNSLFSEVEDRRLKQEQELLSLRTRYRALEEQKQFLQEQLRQSRNQTAMILAMGSGSKADARQLRLLQESMASATAEIQRLAGALVRQSSELQTLPDDAAADGNPLAGLLKMERRRVQALEEERAVMLKSIAERQLREDRLLRETHAATRKAEAIEAQLLKAAIRKSSEEQASSTDVQGKREVHEHLGIVEKKPPVLREVTPVQANVQAATVNTTDSASSAGSLPEDSAQNMGTKESKTVRTKVTFEEDNARENAELTSDAAGSTKRGPKLRGTLLKPKVQLPNPGKVVAEVPECKQQ, encoded by the exons ATGGACGAGGACTTGCACCTTAAAGTCTTGAAACTGGAGAAAGACTTGGAGCAGGCTATCAAAATAG GCAATGACTTCCTAGTCAACAACGCGCAGCTGGAAGCAGAGCTAGACGACACGCATAAACGATATGTCGTCAGGGTTGAG GCTCTTCAGCAGGAGCTGCACAGCACGCGGATGAAGTTAGAATGCGCCACAGAGACGGCGAAAGGACTCTCTGCCGAGCTGGACCATGCCAAGGATCAGATTGCGAAAACAAGGAAGGAATGTTCTCTGCATCAAGCTGCCGTGAAAAGGCTTGAAGCTACTCTTGCTGAG AACGAAGGTGAACTGTCGCACGAGGCTTGCTTGGCAGAGAAGACCAAGCTCCAGAACCAAGTGCGCCGCCTTGAAGAGCAACTTTATGAGAGCCACCAAGCAAATGAGCGTCTGCGAGCTCACGAGGCCAGCTTGGGCACGAGCACGCTTGGTGAGAGCCCACACTCCTCTCAAGGCATGCGGGAGCAAGAACTGCACCTTCTTGTTGAAGAGCTGCAAGCTGAAAGAGCCGACGTGAAG aggGAAAGGGACAGTCTTTTCGTTCGCCTGGATACTGCGGAAGACAGGTTGAGAGCCACCTTGGACGACCTGTCTGCGCAGAAGACCCTGACACAGAATCAAGAAGATGAGTGCATGCAACTTCGTGCTCAGTTGGAGAGCCTGCAGATGGATCAG CTGGACCCCAAGCGGCGAGGGAACTCGCTCTTCTCCGAGGTGGAGGACCGGCGCCTCAAGCAGGAGCAGGAGCTGCTCTCCCTGCGTACGCGCTACCGTGCTCTGGAGGAGCAGAAGCAGTTTCTGCAGGAGCAACTGCGCCAAAGCCGCAACCAGACGGCCATGATTCTGGCCATGGGCTCGGGCAGCAAGGCGGATGCTCGCCAGTTGCGACTACTGCAG GAGTCTATGGCTTCTGCTACTGCAGAGATTCAGCGCCTCGCTGGTGCCCTGGTGCGACAGAGTAGTGAGCTGCAAACCTTGCCGGATGATGCGGCTGCTGATGGAAACCCCCTGGCCGGACTTCTCAAGATGGAGCGGCGTCGGGTGCAGGCTCTAGAGGAAGAACGAGCGGTGATGCTGAAGTCCATTGCTGAACGCCAGCTCCGCGAAGACCGCCTCCTCAGGGAGACTCATGCAGCCACTCGGAAGGCCGAAGCTATCGAAGCTCAACTTTTGAAAGCTGCGATTCGCAAGAGTTCAGAAGAGCAGGCTTCGTCCACTG ATGTGCAAGGAAAGAGGGAAGTCCATGAACACCTGGGTATTGTTGAAAAGAAGCCACCAGTGTTGCGGGAAGTCACACCCGTGCAAGCAAATGTGCAGGCTGCTACTGTTAACACGACTGACAGCGCTTCCAGTGCTGGCAGCCTTCCTGAGGACTCTGCTCAAAATATGGGCACTAAAGAAAGCAAAACTGTCAGAACTAAGGTCACATTTGAAGAGGACAACGCCAGAGAAAATGCTGAACTCACCTCTGATGCAGCGGGCAGTACCAAGAGAGGCCCCAAGCTTCGTGGCACACTCCTCAAGCCCAAGGTGCAGCTGCCGAACCCTGGCAAAGTTGTTGCTGAAGTCCCAGAGTGCAAACAGCAGTGA
- the LOC144094112 gene encoding non-homologous end-joining factor 1-like isoform X2, whose product MDVTGASAAASLDEAFSKPWRSFCCDSFSGHIKLITTPTSVRIMVTDFMCLYQEILEEDVLQGRCKDLNPSIEVVTESLVRQLSQGLSAAIDGSSKNSPELTAVVDSASLEISLNMSIGEVRFRWTFRMTALGSDQFYSHVTLPMLVMLAALQEQRERLFALLSKKDAEISDLNASGARLSKKNLRTSPFDEDGFMEDTELTEVLKKRFSSLHINAFSGAEVEKIMKVYQDVSASSQQKSRDCEIILLEAENPAAEAPRQVLL is encoded by the exons ATGGATGTGACGGGAGCGTCTGCTGCTGCTAGTCTAGACGAAGCGTTTTCAAAACCATGGAGAAGTTTCTGCTGTGATAGTTTTTCTGGTCACATCAAGCTCATTACAACGCCAACATCTGTCAGAATTATGGTGACTGATTTCATGTGTCTGTATCAAGAAATTCTCGAAGAAGACGTTCTTCAAGGCAGGTGCAAG GACCTGAACCCATCTATCGAGGTTGTAACGGAAAGCCTTGTGCGGCAGCTCTCTCAGGGGCTGTCAGCCGCGATAGATGGCAGTTCGAAAAACTCGCCTGAGCTGACAGCGGTCGTTGATTCGGCTTCTTTGGAGATCTCCTTGAATATGTCAATAGGTGAAGTGAGATTCCGCTGGACCTTCAGGATGACTGCACTTGGTAGTGATCAG TTTTATTCGCACGTCACGCTGCCAATGCTGGTCATGCTAGCGGCTTTACAAGAACAAAGAGAACGCCTGTTCGCTTTGCTCAGCAAGAAAGATGCCGAAATATCGGACCTGAATGCATCAGGCGCAAGATTGTCCAAAA aaaatCTTCGTACGTCGCCTTTCGATGAGGACGGATTTATGGAGGACACAGAGCTGACTGAG GTTTTGAAGAAACGTTTCAGCAGTCTGCATATCAATGCATTTTCTGGTGCTGAAGTTGAAAAAATAATGAAGGTATACCAAGATGTATCTGCTTCGAGCCAACAAAAATCAC